CCAATGTGGTATGTTTTCttatgatgatttaaatttatactaacAACTACTTGAGAGTTAATTGTATGTTTCTTAATTAACTTTACTTTTGTAATTCATTATTTAGGATGTTGCTGGGCATTTTCTGCTGTAGCCGCAACAGAAGGAATTACCAAGTTGAGTACTGGCAAATTGATCTCTTTGTCAGAGCAAGAGCTGGTTGATTGTGACACAAAGGGTGTGGACCAAGGTTGTGAAGGGGGTCTAATGGATGATGCCTTCAAATTTATCATGCAAAACAAAGGACTCAACACAGAAGCCAAATACCCATACAAGGGTGTTGATGCAACATGCAATGCAAATGCAGAAGCCAAAGATGCAGCAAGCATTAAGGGGTTTGAGGATGTCCCTGCCAACAGTGAGAGTGCACTGCTCAAAGCTGTTGCTAATCAACCTATTTCTGTGGCTATTGATGCTAGTGGATCCGAGTTTCAATTTTATTCTAGTGGTGTCTTCACTGGATCATGTGGCACTGAGTTGGATCATGGTGTCACTGCTGTAGGGTATGGAAGTGATGGTGGAACCAAATATTGGTTGGTCAAGAATTCATGGGGAGAACAGTGGGGCGAACAAGGATACATTAGGATGCAGAGAGATGTTGCTGCTGAAGAAGGCTTGTGCGGCATTGCAATGCAAGCTTCTTACCCTACTgcataattgttaaactttgcTACTAAACTATATGTAATAGGTTTGAGTGGCTTACAAGAAATTATAGGTTCAATCCTTATGTAAGAAAACCATGTAATTATAATTATACGTGTTTATTATATATACAAAAAAGGTAAATTATACTGTACATTGTTCACTTCCTGCAAATCAATTTGAGTACATAATATTGAATCTTATATTCTACTTCCTTTATTTGGAGCAAGGATGCAATAGTAGGATCTGAGTTTATTCATGTTTTTTAAAGTTTAATATTTTACTTGCCTGATTGTTACATCAGCTGCTATCATAGATCATTCTCCCTTAGCTTTATAAATAAACCAtgtcctgtttttttttttttttttctttctgcacATTTAGAACCAGAGGATGCAGAAAATCAAAGGCAAGCTCCAACGGCAACCAGTAAATTGCAACTCATAGTTCATTGTAACATGGTGTTGATTGCACACTTTATGTTGGGACCAAAATAAAGAAGTAGATACAGTTTCAGCTGAGTACATGGAGTGTTTGATCCCCTTGACTTCAAAATGTGATGGCTTGCATGAATCGGTGTGAATTATTTTGCTAGACACAAATGCCAATATCCATTGAAAATATTCAATTGACATGGGTAGAGATGTAGAAGTATAGGGGGCGTTTGTTACAAGGTTGAGAAATAAATTCTCGGAAATAATATTTCTGGAAATCTGATTGTTAGAAATATCATTTCTGGGTAAGACTTATAAGTGtgtttgattaggatttaggattcccgggaatatttttaaattttatttaatttaaaaatttaaaatgaaaaaaaatgatgaaatttGCGAGTAGTGGGAAGTAACATTCACTTACCCATGAGAATGCAAGATTCTCAATCTATTTCATGGGAATCAGATGATGGGAGTTATGGAAGTTTTTCATTCCTATGAATGTTTTATGCTCGAGCATCCAATTTCCAACTTATAACAAATACGAGAATATAATTCCCTACCTCCACATTCCTAGGAATATATTTCTCAATCTTGTACCAAACGCCCCCTAAATAATAAGGACAAAAATAATATGGATCGCTTAGAGGTAAAATTATTAgttaatgaattttttattcaaGTATAAATAAGTCATAAGGAGGTACATGCCTTttgcccttttccctctttaggCCACGACTCTATGACCGTGGTAAAGCCCAAGGTTCATTTCCATCAAGATTATCCCATTTTGGTAATTACATTTTTGGTGAGtaggaaaaataaaacaaaccaAACTATGCCAAACAAATCTCTAGTTAACATTAATTCCATCCTCTCATGGGGGAAGCTAGAATAGTGAAGTAACactgcaaacaaacttccaaaCCAACAAGACAATCTACTAGTTCATTAGCTTCTCTTGAGATATGGTGAAGATGAATATCTCAATTCAGCGCAAAGATCTTGAGAAAATCACTAGCACACTCATGGTAATGGGACCCGACATCCTGAAGACAATCAACAATCTCCAAATAGTCAGCTTCACAATACGCGTGTTTGATATTCAAATGGAGACCAAACTTCAGAGCTTCCATCTTTGCTCGTAGAGGATCACTCACTGCTTCCCAACATAAAAAATCACGGTACCACAACCAGAGACCAGAGTCATCACAAACTAGCTCTCTCATCCCTATATATGATGGTGAGTGGGGCTAAAAGCACAATCAACGCATAAAGAATAGAAGTTTATTGGAGGTAAAGACCAACGGTTCGCTTTAGGAATGGTTACATCTTGAACTAAGTCTTGCTCAAGCTCTTTATACTCTTGAGCAATCCAATTGCACACAAACTTGGTAATTACTTTTGAAATTGCATTTTTCTctgataaataaattttttttgttgtattattttaaaaaaccgcataagttgtaaaaaaaaaaagtttgtaaaaacaaataaacaatcatctttttataaaatcaagCGAGCCCAAGCTTATGAAAAACGGCCCAGTTGATGAGCTACTGTGACTCTTCAAACGCACCGTTTCTTGGGTAATGGCCGGTAAAGCTAGAACGACTCCGGCCGGTGATGAAGGAGGAATGGGTCCGACCAGGTGGCCGCGGCTTCCACCAGTGCAGGCCTGCCAGTAAGCCCCACCAATGagtctctctttctttctactcaatgcaatttttttttctggttgcAACTATTTGCATCCTTAATAACATTTGTTTCACCCTAATAATTTATTCATTATTCAGCATAGTATAAGGTTCCTATATGTAATTTTAGTGTATATAGTTTTGTACTCTATATCTGTTTCTGGTACAAGAAGATGACTATTTCTATTATGTTAATTGCATGATTAATTATGAATATAGGGTCTAATTGCATG
This portion of the Lotus japonicus ecotype B-129 chromosome 3, LjGifu_v1.2 genome encodes:
- the LOC130743001 gene encoding senescence-specific cysteine protease SAG39-like yields the protein MASKTLLHSISLALLLVLGLLAFEANARNFADASMHERHEQWMAQFGKVYKDSYEKELRYQIFKENVQRIEAFNNAGNKSYKLGINHFADLTNEEFKARNRFKGHMCSNSTKTPTFKYERVTSVPASLDWRQKGAVTPIKNQGQCGCCWAFSAVAATEGITKLSTGKLISLSEQELVDCDTKGVDQGCEGGLMDDAFKFIMQNKGLNTEAKYPYKGVDATCNANAEAKDAASIKGFEDVPANSESALLKAVANQPISVAIDASGSEFQFYSSGVFTGSCGTELDHGVTAVGYGSDGGTKYWLVKNSWGEQWGEQGYIRMQRDVAAEEGLCGIAMQASYPTA